The Lentzea guizhouensis genome contains a region encoding:
- the ligD gene encoding DNA ligase D produces MPEAPDSLPAWIEPMFAKPDGGRLREGPQWAYEYKLDGYRAALRVAKDGTSVLTSRNGLDLTTEFAELTGVLAGALRGRAAVLDGEVVVYNEAGQIDFGLLQQRRGRFQKHRTARREEPFADVAVRFLAFDLLQLGEQLLLDEPYEQRRHRLAELPMPDPFRISVVPAFTADDLAAERLTPQRLLDRVAAEGHEGLVAKRLDSPYVAGKRPDLWCKHPLTQTQEVVVCGWRPGQSGFTGTVGGLLLGAHDPGTGDLVYIGDVGTGFTRQDRDQLRDRLQPLERPGHPFAATPPREDVARARWVEPVLVGEVRFRQFTRGDDGRLRHTAWRGLRADREPAEVVAPQPGRPGPPPPPPDPPMVTSRVTVRAGARTLALSNLDKVLYPDGTAKSEVIAYYSRIAPVLLPHLRDRPVTFVRFPDGVGGQRFFQKNADASAPAWLPTVSLKGGGSRRGADEVVRYPLIHELAALAWAANLAAIELHVPQWTVSGDGARNLPDRLVFDLDPGPGTTVVDCCRIAERLHDVLVADGLEPVATTSGSKGMQVYAGIDVASARSPSAYAKALAVAFEREAPGLVTATMSKARREGRVFIDWSQNNPAKTTIAPYSLRGRDSPTVATPVTWDEVRGCRRVEQLTFTADDVLDRVPALGDLFAPAAVSRAPLP; encoded by the coding sequence ATGCCCGAGGCACCCGACTCCCTTCCCGCCTGGATCGAGCCCATGTTCGCCAAGCCCGACGGCGGCCGCCTGCGCGAGGGTCCGCAGTGGGCCTACGAGTACAAACTGGACGGTTACCGTGCCGCGTTGCGGGTCGCTAAGGACGGCACATCGGTGCTGACCAGCCGCAACGGCCTCGACCTCACCACCGAGTTCGCCGAGCTGACCGGTGTGCTGGCCGGGGCGTTGCGCGGGCGTGCCGCGGTGCTCGACGGTGAGGTCGTGGTCTACAACGAGGCCGGGCAGATCGACTTCGGGCTGCTGCAGCAACGCCGTGGCCGCTTCCAGAAGCACCGCACCGCCCGGCGTGAGGAACCGTTCGCCGACGTCGCCGTCCGGTTCCTCGCCTTCGACCTCCTCCAGCTGGGTGAGCAGCTGCTGCTCGACGAACCCTACGAGCAGCGGCGCCACCGGCTCGCCGAGCTGCCGATGCCCGACCCGTTCCGGATCTCCGTGGTGCCGGCGTTCACCGCCGACGACCTGGCCGCCGAGCGCCTCACCCCGCAACGGCTCCTCGACCGGGTCGCCGCCGAAGGGCACGAAGGGCTCGTGGCCAAGCGGCTGGACTCGCCCTACGTCGCCGGCAAGCGGCCGGATCTCTGGTGCAAGCACCCGCTGACGCAGACGCAGGAGGTCGTCGTGTGCGGGTGGCGGCCGGGTCAGAGCGGCTTCACCGGCACGGTCGGGGGCCTGCTGCTCGGCGCGCACGACCCCGGCACCGGCGACCTGGTGTACATCGGCGACGTCGGCACCGGTTTCACGCGGCAGGACCGCGACCAGCTGCGCGACCGGCTGCAGCCGCTCGAACGTCCCGGCCACCCGTTCGCGGCCACTCCCCCGCGCGAGGACGTCGCACGGGCGCGGTGGGTGGAGCCGGTGCTGGTCGGCGAGGTGCGGTTCCGGCAGTTCACCCGCGGTGACGACGGCCGGCTGCGGCACACGGCCTGGCGCGGGCTGCGGGCCGACCGCGAGCCCGCGGAGGTGGTTGCGCCACAACCCGGTCGTCCCGGCCCACCGCCGCCACCACCGGACCCGCCGATGGTCACCAGCCGGGTGACGGTCAGGGCGGGCGCCCGCACGCTGGCACTGTCCAACCTGGACAAGGTGCTGTACCCGGACGGCACCGCCAAGAGCGAGGTCATCGCCTACTACAGCCGGATCGCGCCCGTGCTGCTGCCGCACCTGCGGGACCGGCCGGTCACGTTCGTCCGGTTCCCCGACGGGGTGGGCGGCCAGCGGTTCTTCCAGAAGAACGCCGACGCCAGCGCTCCTGCCTGGTTGCCGACGGTGTCGCTGAAGGGCGGCGGTTCGCGGCGCGGCGCCGACGAGGTCGTGAGGTACCCGTTGATCCACGAGCTCGCCGCGCTGGCGTGGGCGGCCAATCTCGCGGCGATCGAGCTCCACGTTCCACAGTGGACCGTGAGCGGGGACGGCGCCAGGAACCTGCCGGACCGCCTGGTGTTCGACCTGGACCCCGGTCCCGGCACGACGGTCGTCGACTGCTGCCGGATCGCGGAACGGCTTCACGACGTCCTGGTCGCGGACGGGCTGGAGCCGGTCGCGACGACCTCCGGTTCGAAGGGGATGCAGGTCTACGCGGGCATCGACGTGGCGAGCGCCCGGTCCCCGTCGGCGTACGCGAAGGCGCTCGCGGTGGCCTTCGAACGCGAGGCCCCCGGCCTGGTGACCGCGACGATGAGCAAGGCGCGCCGCGAGGGCAGGGTCTTCATCGACTGGAGCCAGAACAACCCGGCCAAGACCACCATCGCGCCCTACTCCCTGCGCGGCAGGGACTCACCGACCGTCGCCACCCCGGTCACCTGGGACGAGGTCCGCGGGTGCCGCCGGGTGGAGCAGCTGACGTTCACCGCGGACGACGTGCTCGACCGCGTTCCGGCGCTCGGTGACCTCTTCGCGCCCGCCGCCGTGAGCCGGGCACCGCTCCCCTGA
- a CDS encoding S1 family peptidase: MRFTVSRIVPALALVLVGSTFTAPAQAAAEEMSPGLLAAMGSAFGLTEQQARLRLEKEERASVLAPRAEAEAGTAHAGSWFEDNRLVVGVTDQAAARRVEATGAVAKIVSRSAGSMNAHKNRLDALSATGAVPAAVASWHPDPRSGTIVVNVEAGKQTAEVAAFLDKAKQFGAISVNTAGVQQPQPFAAGTVGGDPYYTGNVRCSIGFSVHGGYVTAGHCGGNGAAVYGWDRSFQGNFAGSSFPGNDYAWVRTGGGWWTVPVVLGWGTVPDSLVRGSWEAPVGTSVCRSGSTTRWHCGVIQSRNETIRYAQGDVHQMAGTSVCAEGGDSGGSFITGDQAQGVTSGGYGNCSSGGRTWFQPINEILNVYGLRLHTA; this comes from the coding sequence ATGCGTTTCACCGTGTCCAGAATCGTGCCAGCGCTGGCTCTCGTGCTGGTCGGGTCCACGTTCACCGCTCCTGCCCAGGCCGCGGCCGAGGAGATGTCACCCGGTCTGCTCGCCGCGATGGGCTCGGCCTTCGGGCTGACCGAACAGCAGGCGCGGCTGCGCCTGGAGAAGGAGGAACGCGCGTCGGTGCTCGCACCGCGCGCGGAAGCCGAAGCCGGCACCGCCCACGCGGGCAGCTGGTTCGAGGACAACCGCCTCGTCGTCGGCGTCACCGACCAGGCGGCGGCCCGCCGGGTCGAGGCCACCGGCGCGGTGGCGAAGATCGTCAGCCGCTCGGCGGGCTCGATGAACGCCCACAAGAACCGGCTCGACGCCCTGTCCGCCACCGGCGCCGTGCCGGCCGCGGTCGCGAGCTGGCACCCGGACCCCAGGTCCGGCACCATCGTCGTCAACGTCGAGGCGGGCAAGCAGACCGCCGAGGTCGCCGCGTTCCTCGACAAGGCCAAGCAGTTCGGCGCCATCAGCGTCAACACCGCCGGCGTCCAGCAGCCGCAGCCGTTCGCGGCGGGCACCGTCGGCGGCGACCCGTACTACACCGGCAACGTCCGCTGCTCCATCGGCTTCTCGGTGCACGGCGGCTACGTCACGGCCGGCCACTGCGGCGGCAACGGCGCGGCGGTCTACGGCTGGGACCGCTCCTTCCAGGGCAACTTCGCCGGTTCCTCCTTCCCCGGCAACGACTACGCGTGGGTCCGCACCGGCGGCGGCTGGTGGACCGTGCCCGTCGTGCTCGGCTGGGGCACCGTGCCCGACTCGCTGGTCCGCGGTTCGTGGGAGGCCCCGGTCGGCACCTCGGTGTGCCGCTCCGGCTCGACGACGCGCTGGCACTGCGGCGTGATCCAGAGCCGCAACGAGACCATCCGCTACGCGCAGGGCGACGTCCACCAGATGGCGGGCACCAGCGTGTGCGCGGAGGGCGGCGACTCGGGCGGCTCGTTCATCACCGGTGACCAGGCGCAGGGCGTGACGTCCGGCGGCTACGGCAACTGCTCCAGCGGTGGCCGCACCTGGTTCCAGCCGATCAACGAGATCCTGAACGTCTACGGGCTGCGCCTGCACACGGCCTGA
- a CDS encoding acyl-CoA thioesterase, whose protein sequence is MREQYRHWQRIPTRWADNDVYGHVNNVVHYAFMDTVINTWLIDAGLDIHEGAEIGLCVESHCNYRASVSFPDTLDAGLRIGRLGRSSVRYEVGFLLDDTVIAEGHFVHVFVDRTTRKPVEIPAALRTRMEGLVVA, encoded by the coding sequence GTGCGCGAGCAGTACCGGCACTGGCAGCGGATTCCGACCCGATGGGCCGACAACGACGTCTACGGGCACGTGAACAACGTCGTCCACTACGCGTTCATGGACACCGTGATCAACACGTGGCTGATCGACGCCGGCCTCGACATCCACGAGGGCGCCGAGATCGGCCTGTGCGTCGAGTCGCACTGCAACTACCGCGCCTCGGTGTCGTTCCCGGACACCTTGGACGCGGGCCTGCGGATCGGGCGCCTCGGCCGGTCCAGCGTGCGCTACGAGGTCGGGTTCCTCCTCGACGACACCGTCATCGCGGAAGGCCACTTCGTGCACGTCTTCGTCGACCGCACGACCCGCAAGCCCGTCGAGATCCCGGCGGCCCTGCGCACGCGGATGGAAGGGCTGGTGGTCGCGTGA
- a CDS encoding zinc-binding dehydrogenase codes for MKTRGAVLTSVGGPLEVVDLELDPPGPGELLVRVHATGLCHSDLSVIDGSRIRPLPMVLGHEAAGEVVEAGPNSEFRPGDHVVLSFVPACGACRPCASGRQALCEPGAAANREGTLLSGARRWTLPDGTRPHHHLGVSGFAEYTVISDRSATLVPADLPLDVAALFGCAVLTGAGAAFYSAEVRPGDRVAVFGLGGVGLAAVLAAVTAGATQVVAVDVVDHKRQLALTLGATHEVPGGPDVVAQLRDLTGGGADKVIDTTGVAAVLEQAYAATAVGGTTVTVGLPHPDRTVTLPALNLVAEERTLKGSYLGSCVPRRDVPRFVDLYRAGRLPVEGLLSGRLTLPEINDGFALLASGEAVRQVVIMAEGL; via the coding sequence GTGAAGACCAGGGGAGCGGTGCTCACGTCCGTCGGCGGCCCGCTGGAGGTCGTCGACCTCGAGCTCGACCCGCCGGGTCCCGGCGAGCTGCTGGTGCGCGTGCACGCCACCGGCCTGTGCCACTCCGACCTGTCGGTGATCGACGGCTCGCGGATCCGGCCGTTGCCGATGGTCCTCGGCCACGAGGCGGCGGGCGAGGTCGTCGAGGCGGGGCCGAACTCCGAGTTCCGGCCGGGCGACCACGTCGTGCTGTCGTTCGTGCCGGCCTGCGGTGCCTGCCGCCCGTGCGCGTCCGGTCGCCAGGCGCTGTGCGAACCGGGTGCCGCCGCCAACCGCGAGGGAACGCTGCTCAGCGGGGCGCGCCGGTGGACGCTGCCCGACGGCACCCGGCCGCACCACCACCTCGGCGTGTCCGGGTTCGCCGAGTACACCGTGATCTCCGACCGCTCGGCGACCCTCGTGCCGGCGGACCTGCCGCTCGACGTCGCCGCGCTGTTCGGGTGCGCCGTGCTCACCGGCGCGGGGGCCGCGTTCTACAGCGCCGAGGTGAGGCCGGGGGACCGGGTCGCCGTGTTCGGGCTCGGCGGTGTCGGCCTGGCCGCCGTGCTCGCCGCGGTCACGGCGGGCGCCACGCAGGTCGTCGCGGTCGACGTCGTGGACCACAAGCGGCAGCTGGCCCTCACCCTCGGCGCCACCCACGAGGTGCCCGGCGGACCCGATGTCGTGGCCCAGCTCCGCGACCTCACCGGCGGCGGCGCGGACAAGGTCATCGACACCACCGGCGTCGCGGCCGTGCTGGAACAGGCCTACGCCGCCACCGCCGTCGGCGGCACCACGGTCACCGTCGGCCTGCCGCACCCCGACCGCACGGTCACGCTGCCCGCGCTGAACCTGGTCGCCGAGGAACGCACGCTCAAGGGCAGCTACCTCGGCTCCTGCGTACCGCGCCGCGACGTGCCGCGGTTCGTCGACCTGTACCGCGCCGGCCGGCTGCCGGTCGAGGGCCTGCTGTCCGGCCGGCTGACCCTGCCGGAGATCAACGACGGGTTCGCCCTGCTCGCGTCCGGCGAGGCGGTGCGCCAAGTCGTGATCATGGCGGAGGGCCTGTAG